TGCATGGGAAAACCGGCCAGCAGCATCGTAGGTGCCCCCGCGGTCGGCATCAGGCTGACGGCGCGCCCGGTGGTTTGGGAGAATGCCTGGATTTTTTGCACCCCGTCTTCAAGCAGTTGAAAGCAGCCCATCTTCGATTTCAAGATCTTGTCCGCATCCTGCCAACTTAACATCCGGCCGGAGGGAAAATGGATGCCCTCTGGCTCGATTCGCACCTCGACCGTCGATAAGCCGAGATCGGGTGAAACCACAACCCGCGGATCCCCCGCTTGTTTCGCCTGAACGATGATCTCGATTTGCCGAAAGGATAGTACGATCAATTTGGTCCGCCTCGGAGCATTTTCCATCCCAAGTGTATCCCATCCGGGTTGTATACTCGATATGAATCATGGCAGACGCCACGAAGAAAAACGAAGCTCGAAATGAATACCGCCGGCGGGTGAAGTAAGATTCGGGTTTCGTTCGGCATCAAAATATACGAGAGGAGTGACGATGTCAGAGCTGCAAACCTTTCGCAAAGAAAAGGACGAATTCTTCCTCACCAGTCCGCACAGCCCGCTGACTGCGGATCAAAAGGCTTCGTTCAGCGGGTTGCTGTACTTTCCGGAGAACGAGGCGCTCAACCTCGATGTAGATATTGAAAGTTTCCCCAAAGGAGATGAGATTCAAATCCAGACCAATACGGGTGACGTGCAGCAATATGAACGCTTTGGCCGCTTCACGTTCGAAGTCGACGGCGAATCTGCGTCGTTGACCATCTACGTCAATCAAAGCGGGTACTTCCTGCCCTTCGTCGATTCTTTGGCTGGAGAGGAAACCTACCCGGCCGGGCGCTACCTGGAGCCGGAGCCTCAGGCGGATGGGCGTTTCCATATCGATTTCAACATGGCCTACAACCCATACTGTGCCTACGGCCCGCATTGGTCTTGTCCCATTACGCCTGCCGAAAATCGATTGAACGTGCCCATACGCGCCGGAGAGAAGATTTTCGAAGCACATTAGTGAATGAATCGGTAATTTCCCGGCTGGTTGTCTCGGTGAGATGCTGCTGGATATCGCTTAACGTGTGGCGAATGTGGCACGTGTAGCGATTTTGCCGCGCGGGAAGTGTTGACCGATCTGTAACCTCGCGCAGCGCCGGAGCCGCATTCTTTAGAGCACTTCCCTTTGCCGAAAATTCTTTCCACAAGTGCATACTTCGGATCGTCTATGGATGTTCGAAAGCGCGTGTCTGATTGTGACGCTGACCGCCACTCCGGCGATTTTAAGCCAATTGATGAAGCTTCGCCGCTGGCCGTAGTCCGCACGCAGCACGTAATCATCGCGCTCGATGATGTCCAGGATCGTCTCGAAGCGTGCGCAGTACCAATAGCCCGCAATCTTACAGCGCAGGACCGATAGCTGATCCAGATACTGCTTTCCTTTGGAGAAATACACCCGCGCCAGCTCGACCCGGTTTCGCACCCAGGCTCGAAAGGCCGGATTGCCTACATCCTCGAGATTCAAGTCGTGATCGTCGATGTATTCGGTGGGAATGTTGATATATCCCTCGGAGATATCGGAGCGCATGTCGCGCAGCATGTGGGTGATGTGTGCGGCAGTCGCTGCGAGATATCGATTCTCCCCATCCG
This sequence is a window from Anaerolineales bacterium. Protein-coding genes within it:
- a CDS encoding DUF1684 domain-containing protein translates to MSELQTFRKEKDEFFLTSPHSPLTADQKASFSGLLYFPENEALNLDVDIESFPKGDEIQIQTNTGDVQQYERFGRFTFEVDGESASLTIYVNQSGYFLPFVDSLAGEETYPAGRYLEPEPQADGRFHIDFNMAYNPYCAYGPHWSCPITPAENRLNVPIRAGEKIFEAH
- a CDS encoding squalene/phytoene synthase family protein; its protein translation is MVDTAQLAHSITRKSSKQSYYTACFLADKTLADDCLKAYAYFRWADDVVDEFSSSQSERMAFVARQKQLITDLYGMRLVDGLSPEEAMIADLIQNDKRENSGLKSFIHNFFAIIEFDALRKGRTISEEELKWYASRLGTAVTDAIQHFVCNEHAYPDGENRYLAATAAHITHMLRDMRSDISEGYINIPTEYIDDHDLNLEDVGNPAFRAWVRNRVELARVYFSKGKQYLDQLSVLRCKIAGYWYCARFETILDIIERDDYVLRADYGQRRSFINWLKIAGVAVSVTIRHALSNIHRRSEVCTCGKNFRQREVL